A single genomic interval of Saccharomyces eubayanus strain FM1318 chromosome IV, whole genome shotgun sequence harbors:
- the PYC2 gene encoding pyruvate carboxylase 2: MSSKKLAGLRDNFSLLGEKNKILVANRGEIPIRIFRSAHELSMRTIAIYSHEDRLSTHRLKADEAYVIGEEGQYTPVGAYLAMDEIIAIAKKHKVDFIHPGYGFLSENSEFADKVVKAGITWIGPPAEVIESVGDKVSARNLAARANVPTVPGTPGPIETVQEAQDFVDKYGYPVIIKAAFGGGGRGMRVVRKGDDVGDAFQRATSEARTAFGNGTCFVERFLDKPKHIEVQLLADNHGNVVHLFDRDCSVQRRHQKVVEVAPAKTLPLEVRDAILTDAVKLARVCGYRNAGTAEFLVDNENRHYFIEINPRIQVEHTITEEITGIDIVSAQIQIAAGASLPQLGLLQDKISTRGFSIQCRITTEDPSKNFQPDTGRLEVYRSAGGNGVRLDGGNAYAGATISPHYDSMLVKCSCSGSTYEIVRRKMIRALIEFRIRGVKTNIPFLLTLLTHPVFIDGSYWTTFIDDTPQLFQMVSSQNRAQKLLHYLADLAVNGPSIKGQIGLPKLKSTPSVPHLHDAEGNIINVVTTSPPSGWRQVLLEKGPAEFAKQVRQFSGTLLMDTTWRDAHQSLLATRVRTHDLATIAPTTAHALAGAFALECWGGATFDVAMRFLHEDPWERLRKLRALVPNIPFQMLLRGANGVAYSSLPDNAIDHFVKQAKDNGVDIFRVFDALNDLDQLKVGVDAVKKAGGVVEATVCYSGDMLQPGKKYNLDYYLEVVDKIVKMGTHILGIKDMAGTMKPSAARLLIGSLRTRYPDLPIHVHSHDSAGTAVASMSACALSGADVVDVAINSMSGLTSQASINALLASLEGNIDTGINIEHARELDAYWAEMRLLYSCFEADLKGPDPEVYQHEIPGGQLTNLLFQAQQLGLGEQWAETKRAYREANYLLGDIVKVTPTSKVVGDLAQFMVSNKLTSDDIRRLANSLDFPDSVMDFFEGLIGQPYGGFPEPLRSDVLRNKRRKLTCRPGLELEAFDLNKIREDLQNRFGDIDECDIASYNMYPRVYEDFQKVRETYGDLSVLPTKNFLAPSEPDEEIEVTIEQGKTLIIKLQAVGDLNKKTGQREVYFELNGELRKIRVADKTQNIQSVAKPKADVHDTHQIGAPMAGVIIEVKVHKGSLVKKGESVAVLSAMKMEMVVSSPADGQVKDVFIKDGESVEASDLIVVLEDETLPPSKEN; the protein is encoded by the coding sequence ATGAGCAGCAAGAAATTGGCCGGTTTGAGAGACAATTTCAGTCTACTGGGcgaaaagaacaagatctTGGTCGCTAACAGAGGTGAGATCCCTATCAGAATTTTCAGGTCCGCCCATGAGCTGTCCATGAGGACCATCGCCATATACTCGCACGAAGACCGTCTTTCCACACATAGGCTGAAGGCGGACGAGGCATACGTCATCGGCGAAGAGGGCCAATACACTCCCGTGGGTGCGTACTTGGCCATGGACGAGATCATCGCGATCGCAAAGAAGCACAAAGTTGACTTTATCCACCCAGGTTACGGGTTCTTGTCTGAGAATTCCGAGTTCGCTGACAAAGTGGTGAAGGCAGGCATCACTTGGATCGGGCCTCCCGCTGAAGTCATCGAATCTGTGGGTGACAAGGTTTCCGCCAGAAACCTCGCAGCAAGGGCCAATGTCCCCACCGTTCCCGGTACTCCAGGTCCCATAGAGACCGTACAGGAAGCACAGGACTTCGTCGATAAATATGGCTACCCTGTCATCATCAAGGCCGCCTTTGGCGGTGGTGGTAGAGGTATGAGAGTGGTAAGAAAAGGTGACGACGTGGGTGATGCGTTCCAGCGTGCTACGTCTGAGGCCCGCACCGCATTCGGTAATGGTACCTGTTTCGTGGAGAGATTCTTGGACAAGCCAAAACATATTGAAGTCCAGTTGCTAGCCGATAACCACGGTAATGTGGTCCATCTTTTCGATAGGGACTGTTCCGTGCAGAGAAGGCATCAGAAGGTCGTCGAAGTGGCCCCAGCTAAGACCCTGCCGCTCGAAGTTCGTGACGCTATCTTGACAGATGCTGTCAAGTTGGCCAGAGTTTGTGGCTACAGAAACGCAGGTACCGCCGAGTTCTTGGTCGACAACGAAAACAGACATTATTTCATCGAAATCAACCCAAGAATCCAAGTGGAACATACTATCACCGAAGAAATCACTGGTATCGATATTGTGTCTGCGCAAATCCAGATCGCTGCCGGTGCCTCTTTGCCCCAATTGGGCCTGTTACAGGACAAAATCTCTACCCGTGGGTTCTCCATTCAATGTCGTATTACCACAGAAGACCCATCGAAGAATTTCCAGCCAGATACTGGACGTTTGGAAGTCTACCGGTCTGCCGGTGGTAATGGTGTCAGATTGGACGGTGGTAACGCCTATGCCGGTGCCACTATCTCTCCTCATTACGACTCCATGTTGGTGAAGTGTTCATGTTCCGGTTCCACTTACGAAATCGTTCGTAGGAAAATGATCCGTGCCTTGATCGAATTCAGAATCAGAGGTGTCAAAACCAACATTCCTTTCCTTTTGACTCTTTTGACACATCCAGTCTTCATTGACGGTAGCTACTGGACAACGTTCATCGATGATACCCCACAACTGTTCCAAATGGTTTCCTCGCAAAACAGAGCGCAAAAACTATTGCATTATTTGGCAGATTTGGCCGTCAATGGTCCTTCCATCAAGGGCCAAATTGGTTTGCCTAAGTTGAAATCAACCCCAAGCGTCCCTCATTTGCACGATGCTGAAGGTAACATTATCAATGTCGTTACTACGTCGCCACCATCCGGATGGAGACAAGTGCTACTAGAAAAGGGACCAGCTGAGTTTGCTAAACAAGTGAGACAATTCAGCGGTACTCTATTAATGGATACTACTTGGAGAGACGCCCATCAATCCCTGTTGGCCACAAGAGTCAGAACCCATGATCTGGCCACAATCGCTCCAACTACCGCCCATGCCCTAGCAGGCGCCTTTGCTTTAGAATGTTGGGGTGGTGCCACTTTTGATGTCGCTATGAGATTCTTGCATGAAGATCCATGGGAACGTTTAAGAAAATTAAGAGCATTAGTGCCCAACATTCCATTCCAAATGTTGTTGCGTGGTGCCAACGGTGTCGCCTACTCCTCCTTACCAGATAATGCCATTGACCATTTCGTCAAGCAAGCTAAAGATAACGGTGTTGATATATTCAGAGTCTTTGATGCGTTGAATGACTTGGACCAATTAAAAGTTGGTGTAGATGCCGTCAAAAAGGCTGGTGGTGTTGTTGAAGCTACTGTTTGTTACTCTGGTGACATGCTTCAACCAGGTAAGAAATACAACTTGGACTACTATTTGGAAGTTGTTGATAAAATCGTTAAGATGGGTACCCATATCTTAGGTATTAAGGATATGGCAGGTACCATGAAGCCATCCGCCGCTAGATTGTTAATTGGTTCTTTGAGAACTAGATATCCTGATTTACCAATTCATGTTCATAGTCATGACTCTGCTGGTACTGCAGTAGCATCCATGTCTGCATGTGCTTTATCTGGCGCCGATGTTGTTGATGTAGCCATTAACTCGATGTCTGGTTTGACTTCTCAAGCATCCATTAACGCTTTACTAGCTTCCTTAGAAGGTAACATTGACACAGGAATTAACATTGAACATGCTCGTGAATTAGATGCCTACTGGGCAGAAATGAGACTGTTATATTCTTGCTTTGAAGCTGACTTGAAGGGTCCAGATCCAGAAGTCTACCAGCATGAAATTCCAGGTGGGCAGTTGACTAACTTGCTATTCCAAGCTCAACAATTGGGTCTTGGTGAACAATGGGCAGAAACTAAGAGAGCCTACAGAGAAGCGAACTACTTATTGGGTGATATCGTTAAAGTCACTCCAACTTCCAAGGTTGTTGGTGATTTGGCGCAATTTATGGTCTCAAATAAACTAACTTCTGACGATATCAGACGTTTGGCTAATTCTTTAGATTTCCCTGACTCTGTCATggatttctttgaaggttTGATCGGTCAACCATACGGTGGGTTCCCAGAGCCATTAAGATCTGATGTGCTGAGaaacaagagaagaaagtTGACATGCCGTCCGGGTTTAGAGTTAGAGGCATTCGACCTCAACAAAATCAGAGAAGATTTACAAAACAGGTTCGGTGACATCGACGAATGCGATATCGCTTCTTACAATATGTATCCGAGAGTTTACGAGGATTTCCAAAAGGTGAGAGAAACGTATGGTGACTTATCAGTACTACCAACCAAGAATTTCTTAGCCCCATCAGAGccagatgaagaaattgaagtcACCATTGAACAAGGTAAGACTTTGATTATCAAGTTACAAGCTGTTGGTGActtaaacaaaaagacTGGTCAAAGAGAAGTCTATTTTGAATTGAACGGTGAATTAAGAAAGATCCGTGTTGCGGATAAGACTCAAAACATACAATCAGTTGCTAAGCCAAAGGCCGATGTACATGATACCCACCAAATCGGCGCACCAATGGCAGGTGTCATCATAGAGGTTAAGGTACATAAAGGTTCCTTAGTGAAGAAAGGTGAATCAGTTGCCGTTCTGAGTGCCatgaaaatggaaatggTTGTCTCTTCTCCAGCAGATGGTCAAGTTAAAGATGTCTTCATTAAGGACGGTGAAAGTGTTGAAGCATCAGATTTGATTGTTGTTTTAGAGGATGAAACTCTGCCTCCATCTAAAGAAAACTAA
- the PDB1 gene encoding pyruvate dehydrogenase (acetyl-transferring) subunit E1 beta: MFSRLPTFLARNVSRRAPTSFVRPSAAALRFSSTKTMTVREALNTAMAEELDRDDDVFLIGEEVAQYNGAYKVSKGLLDRFGERRVVDTPITEYGLTGLAVGAALKGLKPIVEFMSFNFSMQAIDHVINSAAKTHYMSGGTQKCQMVFRGPNGAAKGVGAQHSQDFSAWYGSIPGLKVLVPYSAEDARGLLKAAIRDPNPVVFLENELLYGESFEISEDVLSPDFTLPYKAKVEREGTDISIVTYTRNVQFSLEAAEILQKEYGVSAEVVNLRAIRPLDTEAIIKTVKKTNHLITVESTFPTFGVGAEIVAQVMESEAFDYLDAPIQRVTGADVPTPYAKELEDFAFPDAPTIVKAVKEVLSIE; this comes from the coding sequence atgtTTTCTAGATTGCCAACCTTTTTGGCCAGAAATGTCTCACGTCGTGCTCCAACCTCTTTTGTTAGACCCTCAGCAGCAGCTTTGAGGTTCTCTTCTACAAAGACAATGACGGTCAGAGAGGCTTTGAACACAGCCATGGCGGAAGAATTGGACCGTGACGACGATGTCTTCCTCATTGGTGAAGAGGTCGCCCAATATAACGGTGCTTACAAAGTGTCTAAAGGTTTATTGGACAGATTCGGTGAGCGTCGTGTAGTTGATACACCTATTACCGAATACGGGTTGACAGGTTTGGCCGTGGGTGCTGCTTTGAAAGGTTTGAAGCCAATTGTGGAGTTCATGTCGTTCAATTTCTCTATGCAAGCCATTGACCATGTTATTAACTCTGCTGCCAAGACTCACTACATGTCTGGTGGTACTCAGAAGTGTCAAATGGTCTTTAGAGGCCCTAACGGTGCTGCTAAGGGTGTCGGTGCCCAACATTCGCAGGATTTCTCTGCTTGGTATGGTTCCATCCCCGGGTTGAAAGTCCTTGTTCCTTACTCTGCCGAAGATGCCAGAGGTTTGCTTAAGGCCGCCATCAGAGATCCAAACCCTGTTgtctttttggaaaacgaGTTGTTGTACGGTGAATCCTTTGAAATCTCAGAAGATGTTTTGTCGCCAGATTTCACTCTGCCATATAAGGCTAAGGTCGAAAGAGAAGGTACTGATATTTCTATTGTTACATACACAAGAAACGTTCAATTCTCTTTGGAAGCCGCCGAAATCTTGCAAAAGGAGTACGGTGTCTCTGCAGAAGTCGTCAACTTGCGTGCAATTAGACCTTTGGATACTGAAGCCATCATCAAAACAgtcaagaaaacaaaccaCTTGATCACTGTGGAATCGACTTTCCCAACCTTCGGTGTCGGTGCTGAGATCGTCGCCCAAGTCATGGAATCAGAAGCGTTTGATTATTTGGATGCTCCAATCCAAAGAGTCACTGGTGCTGATGTTCCAACACCATATGCCAAGGAATTGGAAGATTTCGCCTTTCCAGATGCTCCAACTATTGTTAAAGCAGTTAAAGAAGTCTTGTCTATCGAATAA
- the PCS60 gene encoding Pcs60p, whose translation MSSAATVTASFNDTFKVSDNIAVIVPETDTQVTYRDLSHMVGHFQTMFSNPSSPLYGTIFRQDTVAISMRNGLEFIVAFLGATMDAKIGAPLNSNYKEKEFNFYLNDLKSKAICVPKGTTKLPDSEILKSASTFGCFIVELSFDAARFRVEYDIYSPKDNYKNVFYRSLNNAKFVNTDPVRFPGFARSSDVALILHTSGTTSTPKTVPLLHLNIVRSTLNIANTYKLTPLDRSYIVMPLFHVHGLIGVLLSTFRTQGSVVVPDGFHPKLFWDQFVKYHCNWFSCVPTISMIMLNMPKPTPFPHIRFIRSCSSALAPATFHKLEREFNAPVLEAYAMTEASHQMTSNNLPPGKRKPGTVGQPQGVIVLILDDKDNVLPPGKVGEVSIRGENVTLGYANNPKANKENFTKRENYFRTGDQGYFDPEGFLVLTGRIKELINRGGEKISPIELDGIMLSHPKIDEAVAFGVPDDMYGQVVQAAVVLKKNEKMTYEELVSFLKKHLAAFKIPTKVYFVDKLPKTATGKIQRRIIAETFTKSSKNKSKL comes from the coding sequence ATGTCAAGTGCCGCTACTGTTACTGCTTCGTTTAACGATACTTTCAAAGTATCCGACAACATTGCTGTCATTGTTCCTGAAACGGACACCCAGGTGACCTACCGGGACCTGTCCCATATGGTAGGCCACTTTCAGACCATGTTCAGTAACCCTTCTTCTCCGCTGTATGGCACGATCTTCAGGCAGGACACTGTGGCAATCTCCATGCGTAATGGGCTGGAGTTCATCGTCGCCTTCCTTGGGGCCACCATGGACGCCAAGATCGGTGCTCCTTTGAACTCCAACTATAAGGAAAAGGAGTTCAATTTCTATTTAAACGACCTGAAGTCTAAAGCTATCTGCGTTCCTAAGGGCACTACAAAGTTGCCTGACTCCGAGATTTTGAAGTCCGCCTCTACATTCGGGTGTTTCATCGTGGAATTGAGCTTTGATGCAGCCAGGTTCAGGGTAGAATATGACATCTACTCTCCAAAGGACAATTACAAGAACGTTTTTTACCGGTCGTTGAACAATGCCAAGTTTGTCAACACGGACCCCGTCAGATTTCCAGGGTTTGCTCGTTCCAGCGATGTTGCTCTGATTTTGCATACCAGCGGTACCACGTCCACTCCAAAGACTGTACCCTTGTTGCATCTGAACATTGTGAGAAGCACGTTGAATATCGCAAACACTTACAAGTTGACGCCCTTGGACCGGTCCTACATCGTCATGCCCCTGTTCCACGTTCACGGATTGATCGGTGTTTTGCTATCTACCTTTAGAACTCAAGGCTCGGTCGTGGTGCCTGACGGGTTCCACCCAAAGCTGTTCTGGGATCAATTCGTCAAGTACCATTGTAACTGGTTCAGTTGTGTGCCCACGATAAGCATGATCATGCTGAACATGCCCAAGCCCACGCCTTTCCCCCACATTAGGTTCATCAGATCGTGTTCTTCTGCGTTGGCACCTGCAACGTTCCACAAGCTGGAAAGGGAATTCAACGCTCCTGTCTTGGAGGCCTACGCAATGACCGAAGCATCGCACCAAATGACCTCGAACAACCTGCCCCCGGGAAAGAGAAAGCCTGGCACCGTGGGCCAACCACAGGGCGTCATTGTTCTTATCCTGGATGATAAGGACAACGTTTTGCCCCCAGGCAAGGTCGGGGAGGTCTCCATCAGAGGCGAAAACGTCACACTGGGCTATGCCAACAACCCAAAGGCCAACAAGGAGAACTTTACCAAGAGGGAGAACTACTTCAGAACCGGTGACCAAGGCTACTTCGACCCGGAGGGTTTCTTGGTTCTCACGGGCAGAATTAAAGAGCTGATCAACAGGGGTGGTGAAAAGATCTCGCCTATTGAACTGGATGGTATAATGCTGTCGCACCCCAAAATCGACGAGGCCGTGGCCTTTGGTGTTCCCGACGACATGTACGGCCAGGTGGTTCAAGCCGCCGTCgtcttgaagaagaacgaaAAGATGACCTACGAAGAACTTGTTTCCTTCCTGAAGAAGCACCTTGCAGCCTTCAAAATCCCCACCAAGGTGTATTTTGTCGACAAGCTGCCCAAGACCGCCACCGGTAAGATCCAGAGAAGAATCATCGCGGAGACCTTCACCAAGAGCAGCAAAAACAAGAGTAAGTTGTGA
- the TDP1 gene encoding tyrosyl-DNA phosphodiesterase 1, whose protein sequence is MSGAKRKRSEVAEQVAQRWKSFRYSADAGKKTTNGKDDDDCVIIDESEVIDLTKSEQEAEEKETVDDTTNKATFKLIRSDFYEGKASMVEADDLITLKDIFCDARLKKSILFSFQYELDFLLRQFHRNIENITIVGQRGTIVPVEASSMDAALSLALRKIKLIEITMPPYASHHTKLIINFYDNGECKIFLPSNNFTAMETNLPQQVCWCSPVLQIEEEQSLVPFKAGLIDYLRSYHVRDIDELILKSVESVNFAPLSELEFVYSTPSKFQPSGLTMFYNKLQELSVGAETSDAIEHYLCQTSSIGTSLSRAKDENLWTHLMVPLFTGIIPALVEGTKKVHVPATESLLTAYAQRKIKPYIVFPTEQEFTTSPLKRASSGWFHFQYLQKKSYYDMLRNRFRVFYKQDPAMVTRARGTTPAHSKFYMHSTTKSTEPCDASRVFHELDWCLYTSANLSQTAWGTISRKPRNYEAGVLYHSSRLADTRKVTCRSFARERRAKGEGIQSHVVVPFTLPVVPYNAAGDECFCFARHENE, encoded by the coding sequence ATGAGTGGtgccaaaagaaagagatcTGAGGTCGCTGAACAGGTGGCACAACGATGGAAGAGTTTCAGGTATAGTGCAGatgctggaaaaaaaactacaaatGGTAAGGACGATGACGACTGTGTCATAATCGATGAATCAGAAGTTATCGATTTGACTAAGTCGGAACAAGAGGCggaggaaaaggaaacgGTGGATGACACGACAAACAAGGCAACTTTCAAACTAATCAGGTCAGATTTCTATGAAGGAAAGGCTTCCATGGTTGAGGCCGACGATTTGATCACTTTGAAAGATATATTCTGTGACGCAAGACTCAAAAAAAGCATACTCTTCAGTTTCCAATATGAGCTCGATTTTCTGCTGAGACAATTTCACCGAAATATTGAGAATATAACCATTGTGGGCCAAAGGGGGACGATTGTACCCGTCGAAGCAAGTTCTATGGATGCAGCGCTCTCGCTAGCACTTCGCAAGATCAAGCTGATCGAGATCACTATGCCCCCGTATGCTTCTCACCACACTAAGCTGATTATAAACTTTTACGATAATGGTGAATGCAAGATATTTTTGCCCTCGAACAACTTTACCGCCATGGAGACCAATCTCCCTCAGCAAGTGTGTTGGTGCAGTCCCGTTTTAcaaatagaagaagagcagtCGTTAGTACCGTTTAAGGCCGGCTTGATAGACTACCTCCGGTCATATCATGTGAGGGACATCGACGAgctaattttgaaaagcgTGGAATCCGTTAACTTTGCACCGTTAAGTGAATTGGAGTTCGTGTATTCCACGCCGTCCAAATTCCAGCCGTCAGGATTGACTATGTTCTACAATAAACTTCAGGAGCTTTCAGTCGGTGCGGAGACTAGTGATGCTATAGAGCATTATTTGTGCCAGACCTCATCCATAGGGACGTCGCTTTCAAGAGCGAAGGACGAAAATTTATGGACACATTTGATGGTCCCTTTGTTCACGGGCATCATACCTGCGCTAGTAGAGGGCACCAAGAAAGTGCACGTACCGGCGACGGAATCCTTATTGACCGCCTATGCGCAGAGGAAGATCAAGCCGTATATTGTCTTTCCCACTGAACAAGAGTTCACCACGAGTCCATTAAAGCGGGCTAGTTCCGGGTGGTTCCATTTCCAGTAtctgcaaaaaaagagctaTTATGACATGCTACGAAACCGATTCCGAGTCTTCTACAAGCAAGACCCAGCAATGGTTACCAGAGCACGTGGTACCACGCCCGCGCACTCCAAATTCTACATGCATTCCACCACGAAGTCGACCGAACCCTGCGATGCATCGCGAGTGTTCCACGAGCTGGACTGGTGCCTCTATACCTCCGCAAACCTCAGTCAGACTGCATGGGGCACCATCTCGAGGAAACCACGCAACTATGAGGCAGGTGTGCTTTATCACAGTAGCAGGTTGGCGGATACCCGGAAGGTCACGTGCCGCAGCTTCGCACGTGAGCGCCGGGCGAAAGGAGAGGGTATCCAAAGTCACGTGGTAGTACCTTTCACACTACCCGTTGTACCGTACAACGCCGCCGGCGACGaatgtttttgttttgcccGTCACGAGAATGAATAG
- the MCX1 gene encoding Mcx1p yields the protein MLRFTGQNLAKSYYSRIGRYAATASGKLAQSRLSNIQTPKTLKKFLDEYIIGQDIGKKVLSVAVYNHYLRINDKQKKRELQRQRELIEQERLTDDKDEPIFNGNSEAKAGWKNLQRQFNSVGQEAEENLELSKSNVLVVGPSGSGKTLLATTLAKILNVPIAITDCTQLTQAGYIGEDVEVCIERLLVNAEFDVAKAEKGIIVLDEIDKLAKPAASIGTKDVSGEGVQQSLLKIIEGHKVEIAVKRPVKHDIDGQKNQTTTKKDEIFVVDTSNILFMIMGAFVGLDKHIVRRIENIRKSQNTKEADQPSKINDQERMKKLRFSNTLEQVELDNGKKVCALDLTTPSDLVSFGLIPELIGRVPIITALQPLQRDDLFHILKEPKNALLDQYEYIFKQFGVKLCITQKALKKVAQFALKEGTGARGLRGIMERLLLNVNYDCPGSDIAYVLVNEATVDSLQETEHSLASHVDVKYYSNDQKDDLVHDVYEEDKKLGTMLEKEFGNSARIHTHTIQGKF from the coding sequence TAAAGAAATTTCTCGACGAATATATTATTGGTCAAGATATTGGTAAGAAAGTTTTGAGTGTTGCAGTTTATAATCATTATCTGAGGATCAATgacaaacaaaagaaaagggaaCTACAAAGGCAGAGGGAATTGATAGAACAGGAAAGACTTACGGATGACAAAGATGAACCTATCTTCAATGGGAATAGTGAGGCCAAAGCAGGCTGGAAGAATCTTCAGAGACAGTTTAATTCAGTAGGTCAAGAAGCGGAAGAAAATTTAGAATTAAGCAAGAGTAATGTTCTAGTTGTTGGTCCTTCAGGCTCTGGTAAGACTTTATTGGCAACAACGCTAGCGAAAATACTAAACGTCCCTATTGCAATAACTGATTGTACGCAGTTGACGCAAGCCGGTTACATAGGTGAAGATGTCGAAGTGTGCATTGAAAGACTGCTGGTCAATGCCGAGTTTGATGTTGCAAAGGCAGAGAAGGGTATTATCGTCCTTGATGAGATTGACAAGTTGGCGAAGCCTGCCGCAAGTATTGGTACCAAGGATGTGTCTGGAGAAGGTGTTCAACAGTCGCTGCTAAAAATTATTGAGGGCCATAAAGTAGAAATTGCCGTTAAAAGGCCTGTCAAACATGATATTGACGGGCAAAAGAATCAAACCACAACCAAAAAGGATGAAATATTTGTCGTCGACACATCGAATATCCTCTTTATGATTATGGGCGCATTTGTTGGTTTAGATAAGCATATCGTCAGAAGGATAGAAAATATAAGGAAAAGTCAAAATACCAAAGAGGCAGATCAACCATCAAAAATCAATGAccaagaaagaatgaagaagcTCAGGTTCAGTAATACACTTGAGCAAGTAGAATTGGACAACGGGAAAAAAGTATGTGCTTTAGATTTGACTACACCATCAGATTTAGTAAGTTTTGGTTTAATTCCTGAACTGATTGGGAGAGTTCCTATCATAACTGCATTGCAACCCCTTCAAAGGGATGATTTATTTCATATCTTGaaagaaccaaaaaatGCCCTGCTAGACCAATATGAGTATATTTTTAAACAATTTGGTGTCAAGCTGTGCATCACACAAAAGGCTCTGAAAAAAGTTGCCCAATTCGCCCTCAAAGAAGGAACTGGTGCTAGAGGTTTGAGAGGAATAATGGAGAGACTACTGTTGAACGTCAATTATGATTGTCCGGGGTCCGATATTGCTTATGTTTTAGTGAACGAAGCTACAGTTGACTCATTACAAGAAACTGAACATTCCTTGGCTTCCCACGTGGATGTGAAGTATTATTCTAATGATCAAAAAGACGATTTGGTTCACGATGTttatgaagaagataagaaaTTAGGAACAATGTTAGAAAAGGAGTTCGGAAATTCAGCCAGAATCCATACGCACACAATCCAAGGCAAGTTTTga